In Corticium candelabrum unplaced genomic scaffold, ooCorCand1.1 SCAFFOLD_115, whole genome shotgun sequence, one DNA window encodes the following:
- the LOC134198035 gene encoding uncharacterized protein LOC134198035, which yields MWKDALYRLKADPAEYIFVLTANRLFTEKDKYDIADIMWEEFGAEGLAICNESSFPMIWYGKQTGVYVDCGELITSVVVFHDGRRLSNNVLNFVKERVELSSYIENEEYDMITIRVKAGQSLNVHMQVDGVRLPMKMDTGAAVSTVDMAEMF from the coding sequence ATGTGGAAAGACGCACTATATAGACTGAAAGCTGATCCAGCTGAGTACATCTTCGTACTCACTGCAAATCGATTGTTTACGGAAAAAGACAAGTACGATATAGCAGACATAATGTGGGAAGAATTCGGAGCAGAAGGACTGGCCATCTGCAACGAATCTTCTTTCCCAATGATTTGgtatggcaaacagacaggtgtCTATGTAGACTGCGGTGAATTGATCACTTCTGTTGTCGTCTTCCACGACGGCCGACGTCTTAGTAACAATGTGCTCAATTTTGTGAAAGAACGAGTGGAACTGTCGTCGTATATTGAAAATGAAGAGTATGACATGATTACAATTAGAGTAAAGGCGGGACAAAGCCTAAACGTACACATGCAAGTGGACGGAGTCAGGCTGCCTATGAAAATGGATACTGGTGCAGCAGTATCAACTGTCGATATGGCAGAGATGTTTTGA